A genomic segment from Amycolatopsis camponoti encodes:
- a CDS encoding LacI family DNA-binding transcriptional regulator: MTVQESGAEPKTAGMKDVAAAAGVSLGTVSNVLNRPDRVSPATRAKVETAMAELRFVRNESARQLRAGRSRVLAYVMLDGSNPFFTDVAAGMEDAADAGDLSLFLCNSAHQPAREAAYLGRLEQQRVQGILITPVDPDAPLLGEIAHRGTPVVVVDRTPGGTTHCSVAVDDVYGGEIAVRHLIEQGHDRITFIGNHTTVGQVCDRRLGALKALREAGLGPDHLVDLTTTALTVADGRGAGERLAGLPASIRPTAAFCANDLVALGLLQTCANLRMRVPEDMAIVGYDDIEFAAAAAVPLTSVRQPRRRLGRTAAELLLAESEPDHEHRQVVFTPELVVRASTLR; encoded by the coding sequence ATGACGGTTCAGGAGTCCGGTGCCGAGCCGAAGACGGCGGGCATGAAGGACGTCGCCGCGGCCGCGGGCGTCTCCCTCGGCACGGTGTCCAACGTGCTCAACCGGCCCGACCGCGTCAGCCCCGCCACCCGCGCGAAGGTCGAGACCGCGATGGCCGAGCTGCGGTTCGTCCGCAACGAGTCCGCGCGGCAGCTGCGGGCCGGGCGCAGCCGCGTGCTGGCGTACGTGATGCTCGACGGCAGCAACCCGTTCTTCACCGACGTCGCGGCCGGCATGGAAGACGCCGCGGACGCGGGCGACCTCTCGCTGTTCCTCTGCAACAGCGCCCACCAGCCCGCGCGCGAAGCGGCCTACCTCGGCCGCCTCGAACAGCAGCGGGTGCAGGGCATCCTCATCACGCCGGTCGACCCGGACGCCCCGCTGCTGGGCGAGATCGCGCACCGCGGGACGCCGGTGGTGGTCGTCGACCGGACCCCGGGCGGCACGACGCACTGCTCGGTCGCGGTCGACGACGTCTACGGCGGCGAGATCGCCGTCCGGCACCTGATCGAGCAGGGCCACGACCGCATCACGTTCATCGGCAACCACACGACGGTCGGCCAGGTCTGCGACCGCCGGCTGGGCGCGTTGAAGGCGCTCCGCGAGGCCGGGCTCGGCCCGGACCACCTGGTCGACCTGACGACGACGGCCCTGACGGTGGCGGACGGCCGCGGCGCGGGTGAGCGCCTGGCGGGCCTCCCGGCGTCGATCCGCCCGACGGCGGCGTTCTGCGCCAACGACCTGGTCGCCCTGGGTCTGTTGCAGACGTGCGCGAACCTCCGCATGCGCGTCCCGGAGGACATGGCGATCGTGGGGTACGACGACATCGAGTTCGCGGCGGCGGCCGCGGTCCCGCTGACCTCGGTCCGCCAGCCCCGGCGCCGGCTCGGCCGGACGGCGGCCGAGCTGCTGCTGGCGGAGTCCGAACCGGACCACGAGCACCGGCAGGTCGTGTTCACCCCGGAGCTGGTGGTGCGCGCCTCGACTCTGCGCTGA
- a CDS encoding sugar ABC transporter ATP-binding protein: MTRQDSDRPPLLEVRGVTKSFGAVAAVAGVSFGLYPGEAHALVGENGAGKSTIVKMLAGVHKPDDGTLLLDGRPVEFGSPADAKAAGIAVIYQEPTLFPDLSVAENIVMGRHPRKGLGRIDRAAIRAEAERLFARLGVRIDPARPARGLSIADQQIVEIAKALSADARVLVMDEPTAALSRVEVDRLFGVARALREEGAAIMFISHRFEEITELCQRVTIMRDGKHVSTDLVEDVTVDDMVKRMVGRDLDALFPKQDVEPGAVVLEVEGLAREGVFRDISFSVRAGEIVAFAGLVGSGRSEVVQAVFGVDERDAGVVKIGGKKLKAHSSRAAMAAGMALVPEDRRQQGLIMDLSIERNVTLPRSRALSKLGFLTGASERQEARHWTERLRTKYRRLGDPVGTLSGGNQQKVVLAKWLAMAPKVLIVDEPTRGIDVGTKAEVHRLMSALAAEGVAIVMVSSELPEVLGMADRVLVMREGRLVAELPRADATEDAVMFAAMGQGAAA, translated from the coding sequence ATGACGCGGCAGGACTCGGACCGACCGCCTCTGCTGGAGGTGCGCGGCGTGACGAAGTCGTTCGGCGCCGTCGCGGCGGTCGCCGGGGTGAGCTTCGGCCTGTACCCCGGCGAAGCCCACGCCCTCGTCGGCGAGAACGGCGCCGGCAAATCGACGATCGTGAAGATGCTCGCCGGGGTCCACAAGCCCGACGACGGCACGCTGCTGCTCGACGGGCGGCCGGTCGAGTTCGGCTCGCCGGCCGACGCGAAGGCCGCCGGCATCGCGGTGATCTACCAGGAACCGACGCTGTTCCCGGACCTTTCGGTCGCGGAGAACATCGTGATGGGCCGCCACCCGCGCAAGGGACTCGGCCGCATCGACCGGGCCGCGATCCGCGCCGAGGCCGAGCGGCTCTTCGCCCGCCTCGGCGTCCGGATCGACCCGGCCCGCCCGGCCCGCGGGCTGTCGATCGCCGACCAGCAGATCGTGGAGATCGCCAAGGCGCTCAGCGCCGACGCCCGCGTGCTGGTGATGGACGAGCCGACCGCCGCGCTGAGCCGCGTCGAGGTCGACCGGCTGTTCGGCGTCGCACGGGCGTTGCGCGAAGAAGGCGCGGCGATCATGTTCATCTCGCACCGCTTCGAGGAGATCACCGAGCTCTGCCAGCGCGTCACGATCATGCGCGACGGCAAGCACGTCTCCACCGACCTCGTCGAAGACGTCACGGTCGACGACATGGTCAAGCGCATGGTCGGCCGCGACCTCGACGCCCTGTTCCCCAAGCAGGACGTCGAACCCGGCGCGGTCGTCCTCGAGGTCGAAGGCCTGGCCCGCGAAGGCGTCTTCCGCGACATCTCCTTCTCCGTCCGCGCGGGGGAGATCGTCGCGTTCGCCGGGCTTGTCGGCTCCGGACGCTCGGAAGTCGTCCAGGCCGTCTTCGGCGTCGACGAGCGGGACGCCGGGGTCGTGAAGATCGGCGGCAAGAAGCTCAAGGCGCACTCGTCGCGGGCCGCGATGGCCGCCGGCATGGCGCTGGTCCCCGAAGACCGGCGTCAGCAGGGCCTGATCATGGACCTCTCGATCGAGCGCAACGTGACGCTGCCGCGGTCCCGCGCGCTCTCCAAGCTCGGCTTCCTGACCGGTGCGAGCGAGCGGCAGGAGGCCCGGCACTGGACCGAGCGGCTGCGCACCAAGTACCGCCGGCTCGGCGATCCCGTCGGCACGCTTTCCGGTGGCAACCAGCAGAAGGTCGTGCTGGCCAAGTGGCTCGCGATGGCGCCGAAGGTGCTGATCGTGGACGAGCCGACGCGCGGGATCGACGTCGGCACGAAGGCCGAGGTGCACCGGCTGATGTCGGCGCTCGCGGCCGAAGGCGTCGCGATCGTCATGGTCTCCTCCGAGCTGCCGGAGGTGCTCGGCATGGCCGACCGCGTGCTCGTGATGCGCGAGGGCCGGCTCGTCGCCGAGCTCCCGCGCGCCGATGCGACCGAAGACGCGGTCATGTTCGCCGCGATGGGCCAGGGAGCCGCCGCATGA
- a CDS encoding ABC transporter permease, whose product MTVTKEAPVTGEPAVHTRQSWAANAFKARESGIVLALIVLVAFTATQNSRFLSGQSIRDILLGTAILAVLAVGQAIVMITRNIDLSVGSVLGLSAFAVGSLMRDSPGLPVIVALLVGLGVGAVCGLVNGSLVRFGQVPALVVTLGTLYAFRGVSFFWAGGQQINADKLPASFLDFGTASVLGVPWLVLIALLVLVVGGIVLRSYPAGRELYAMGSSPQAAQLAGIRVGRNTTAAFLVSGALAGLAGVLFAARFGTVDAAAGTGYELNVVAAAVVGGVAVFGGSGSVWGAGLGALLLTVIGSALAVLDINQFWQQAIVGALILLAIGADRLVAVRVAKALKKRDSHV is encoded by the coding sequence ATGACCGTCACCAAGGAGGCCCCCGTGACCGGGGAACCGGCCGTCCACACGCGACAGTCGTGGGCCGCGAACGCGTTCAAGGCCCGCGAGTCCGGCATCGTCCTCGCCCTGATCGTCCTGGTGGCGTTCACCGCGACGCAGAACTCCCGGTTCCTGTCCGGGCAGAGCATCCGCGACATCCTGCTGGGGACCGCGATCCTGGCGGTGCTCGCCGTCGGGCAGGCGATCGTGATGATCACCCGCAACATCGACCTCTCCGTCGGCTCGGTGCTCGGCCTTTCCGCCTTCGCCGTCGGCTCGCTGATGCGCGACAGCCCGGGCCTGCCGGTGATCGTCGCGCTGCTGGTCGGACTCGGCGTCGGCGCGGTCTGCGGGCTGGTGAACGGCTCGCTGGTGCGCTTCGGCCAGGTGCCCGCGCTGGTCGTCACGTTGGGCACGCTCTACGCCTTCCGCGGCGTCAGCTTCTTCTGGGCGGGTGGCCAGCAGATCAACGCCGACAAGCTGCCGGCGTCCTTCCTGGACTTCGGCACCGCGTCGGTGCTCGGCGTGCCGTGGCTGGTGCTCATCGCGCTGCTGGTCCTGGTCGTCGGCGGGATCGTGCTGCGGAGCTACCCGGCCGGGCGCGAGCTGTACGCGATGGGGTCGAGCCCGCAGGCCGCGCAGCTGGCCGGCATCCGGGTCGGCCGCAACACCACCGCGGCGTTCCTGGTCAGCGGTGCGCTGGCCGGCCTGGCCGGGGTCCTGTTCGCCGCCCGGTTCGGCACCGTGGACGCGGCCGCCGGCACCGGCTACGAGCTGAACGTGGTCGCCGCGGCCGTCGTCGGCGGCGTCGCGGTGTTCGGCGGCAGCGGCTCGGTCTGGGGCGCGGGCCTCGGCGCGCTGCTGCTGACGGTCATCGGCAGCGCACTGGCCGTGCTCGACATCAACCAGTTCTGGCAGCAGGCGATCGTCGGCGCGCTGATCCTGCTGGCCATCGGGGCCGACCGGCTGGTCGCGGTCCGGGTCGCGAAAGCACTGAAGAAGAGGGATTCCCATGTCTGA
- a CDS encoding ABC transporter permease, protein MSDQGNRFGRLLSWDAAVVLVTVIVLIVASGAVENFGTSRNFTFLLLDLLPIALVALPMTFIIVTGEIDLSVASTLGLTSAVMGSLWDAGLSIETIIPLCIALGAVLGALNGFFVTVLKLPSLAVTIGTLALYRGLAFVVLGDGAVADFPRAYTGWVTGTIGDGPIPNVLVPLLVVALIFGVVLHATPIGRGVFAAGAGEQAARFAGIRTGRLKFWLYVVSGAVAGLAGILWTLRYSSARADNGFGLELAVVAAVLLGGVSIFGGKGTLPGVLAGVVLLASLQNALRLQDVSNEALNIVTGVLLIVSVLLPNIVSSARTALRRRSRATAPVSPER, encoded by the coding sequence ATGTCTGACCAAGGGAACCGGTTCGGCCGGCTGCTGAGCTGGGACGCCGCCGTCGTCCTGGTGACGGTCATCGTGCTGATCGTCGCCTCGGGTGCCGTCGAGAACTTCGGCACCAGCCGCAACTTCACCTTCCTGCTGCTCGACCTGCTGCCGATCGCCCTGGTCGCGCTGCCGATGACGTTCATCATCGTGACCGGCGAGATCGACCTTTCGGTGGCGAGCACGCTCGGGCTGACGTCGGCGGTGATGGGCTCGCTGTGGGACGCGGGCCTGTCGATCGAGACGATCATCCCGCTCTGCATCGCGCTCGGCGCGGTCCTCGGCGCGTTGAACGGCTTCTTCGTCACCGTGCTGAAGCTGCCATCGCTGGCCGTCACGATCGGCACCCTGGCCCTCTACCGCGGGCTCGCGTTCGTCGTGCTCGGCGACGGCGCGGTCGCCGACTTCCCGCGGGCCTACACCGGCTGGGTCACCGGCACGATCGGCGACGGCCCGATCCCGAACGTGCTCGTCCCGCTGCTCGTGGTGGCCCTGATCTTCGGGGTCGTGCTGCACGCGACCCCGATCGGCCGCGGCGTCTTCGCGGCCGGCGCGGGCGAGCAGGCGGCCCGGTTCGCCGGGATCCGCACCGGACGGCTCAAGTTCTGGCTGTACGTCGTGAGCGGCGCCGTCGCCGGGCTCGCCGGGATCCTGTGGACCCTGCGCTACTCCAGCGCCCGCGCCGACAACGGCTTCGGCCTCGAACTGGCCGTCGTGGCCGCCGTGCTGCTCGGCGGCGTGTCCATCTTCGGCGGCAAGGGCACGCTGCCCGGCGTGCTCGCCGGAGTGGTCCTGCTGGCGTCCCTGCAGAACGCCCTGCGCCTGCAGGACGTCTCGAACGAGGCGCTCAACATCGTGACCGGCGTGCTCCTCATCGTGTCGGTCCTGCTGCCCAACATCGTGTCCTCGGCCCGTACGGCGCTCCGGCGCCGGAGTCGAGCGACTGCTCCGGTATCCCCAGAAAGGTGA
- the rhaS gene encoding rhamnose ABC transporter substrate-binding protein, producing the protein MSRRFLTGAVSAGLVLVLAACGGTTKDDSGGSGAQQSTATANPSAAAKEGVKMAFLPKQLNNPYSDIEVSGGKAALGELKGEYKLVGPNDASASSQVSYINTLIQQQQDVIGIAANDPNAVCPSLNQARSAGIKVVAFDSDAAKDCRDVFINQATTQGIGEALAKQAKDLSGGSGEIAVLSATPNATNQNAWIEVLKKELAKPEYANIKLDKVAYGNDDDQKSFQEAQGLLQSFPNLKVIVSPTTVGIAAAARYVSSSSYKGKVAVTGLGTPNQMRAFVKDGTVKQFALWNPADIGYLAAYAGVALKSGQISGKEGETFKAGKLGDYKIGASGEIVLGPPTTFDANNIDKFNF; encoded by the coding sequence ATGTCCCGACGGTTCCTCACCGGCGCAGTGTCGGCCGGGCTGGTGCTCGTGCTGGCCGCCTGCGGCGGCACCACCAAGGACGACAGCGGCGGCTCCGGCGCGCAGCAGTCCACGGCCACGGCGAACCCCAGCGCCGCGGCCAAGGAAGGCGTCAAGATGGCCTTCCTGCCCAAGCAGCTCAACAACCCCTACAGCGACATCGAGGTCAGCGGCGGCAAGGCGGCCCTCGGTGAGCTGAAGGGCGAGTACAAGCTCGTCGGGCCGAACGACGCGAGCGCGTCGTCGCAGGTCAGCTACATCAACACGCTGATCCAGCAGCAGCAGGACGTCATCGGCATCGCCGCGAACGACCCGAACGCCGTCTGCCCGTCGCTCAACCAGGCCCGCAGTGCCGGCATCAAGGTCGTCGCGTTCGACTCCGACGCCGCCAAGGACTGCCGCGACGTCTTCATCAACCAGGCCACCACCCAGGGCATCGGCGAGGCACTGGCCAAGCAGGCCAAGGACCTCTCCGGCGGCTCCGGCGAGATCGCGGTCCTGTCCGCGACGCCGAACGCGACCAACCAGAACGCCTGGATCGAGGTCCTCAAGAAGGAGCTCGCCAAGCCGGAGTACGCGAACATCAAGCTGGACAAGGTCGCCTACGGCAACGACGACGACCAGAAGTCGTTCCAGGAGGCCCAGGGCCTGCTGCAGTCGTTCCCGAACCTCAAGGTGATCGTCTCGCCGACGACGGTGGGCATCGCGGCCGCGGCGCGCTACGTCAGCTCGTCCAGCTACAAGGGCAAGGTCGCGGTGACCGGGCTCGGCACGCCGAACCAGATGCGCGCCTTCGTCAAGGACGGCACGGTCAAGCAGTTCGCGCTGTGGAACCCGGCCGACATCGGCTACCTCGCCGCCTACGCGGGCGTCGCCCTCAAGTCGGGCCAGATCAGCGGCAAGGAAGGTGAAACGTTCAAGGCGGGCAAGCTCGGCGACTACAAGATCGGCGCGAGCGGTGAGATCGTCCTCGGGCCGCCGACGACGTTCGACGCGAACAACATCGACAAGTTCAACTTCTGA